The following coding sequences lie in one Rutidosis leptorrhynchoides isolate AG116_Rl617_1_P2 chromosome 4, CSIRO_AGI_Rlap_v1, whole genome shotgun sequence genomic window:
- the LOC139840654 gene encoding cyclin-dependent protein kinase inhibitor SMR2-like, with translation MSTDLQFRQLPAVIHQLPSLKVSISQLQHESSSSSATDSDQSECSTPTSPEHRIPAILTCPPPPKKQRKFIPSCKRRLHRELFFEVVAGDEIDSFFKHSYELINKNSSKKRK, from the coding sequence ATGTCCACAGATCTTCAATTTAGGCAACTACCTGCTGTAATTCATCAATTACCTTCACTCAAAGTTTCAATTTCACAATTACAACACGAATCATCGTCATCATCCGCAACTGATTCCGATCAATCGGAATGCTCAACGCCGACGTCACCGGAACATCGAATTCCGGCCATTCTCACTTGTCCTCCACCGCCTAAAAAACAACGCAAATTCATTCCGTCGTGTAAACGAAGACTTCACCGTGAATTGTTCTTTGAAGTCGTTGCTGGAGATGAAATTGACTCCTTCTTCAAGCACAGCTAtgaattaattaataaaaattCGTCTAAAAAGCGGAAGTGA